One segment of bacterium DNA contains the following:
- a CDS encoding NAD(+)/NADH kinase yields the protein MSANRGYNRDSENRSISVRIGGTLKTVGLVVRAEVPEAVDLAKRVVLWCHEKGHTICGSRELADKLDVQLDKIVSEEELAVKADPIVTLGGDGTLIGVARHVKANAPVLLGVNFGTLGFLTEIAPDECLGTLDDVLNSNALLGKRDMLLASVYRDNKELFTCQGVNEALVQKGTRDRLLTLNLHVEGQPIMDLKGDGLIVATPTGSTAYSLAAGGSIVHPEISALLLSPVCPHSLTARPLILPSEKRITIEVPDNYEGQVFLLVDGQESFSLEPGDEVRVTRSPQVVTFVQSKRKSYFEILRTKLRWGVRNVE from the coding sequence ATTTCAGCCAACAGAGGATACAATAGAGACTCAGAGAATAGGAGCATCTCGGTCAGGATAGGAGGTACTTTGAAAACAGTTGGTCTCGTTGTAAGGGCGGAGGTCCCAGAAGCCGTTGATCTCGCGAAGCGAGTCGTCCTGTGGTGCCATGAAAAGGGGCATACGATTTGTGGTTCGCGTGAATTGGCTGACAAGCTCGATGTTCAACTCGACAAGATCGTTTCGGAAGAAGAGTTGGCGGTGAAAGCCGACCCAATTGTGACCTTAGGGGGTGATGGAACCCTGATTGGAGTCGCGCGACATGTAAAGGCGAATGCGCCTGTTTTGCTAGGCGTCAATTTTGGAACTCTGGGATTTCTCACAGAAATTGCTCCAGATGAGTGTCTGGGGACTCTTGATGATGTACTGAACTCCAATGCGTTGCTCGGGAAACGCGATATGCTTCTGGCGTCGGTTTATCGAGATAATAAGGAGCTGTTTACGTGTCAGGGGGTAAATGAAGCGTTAGTCCAGAAGGGGACTCGGGACCGTCTACTCACCTTGAATCTTCATGTTGAGGGGCAGCCAATTATGGATTTGAAGGGCGACGGGCTAATTGTTGCCACACCAACTGGTTCAACGGCATATTCGCTGGCTGCTGGTGGTTCTATTGTCCATCCAGAAATCTCTGCACTCTTGCTTTCACCAGTTTGTCCGCACTCCTTAACTGCGAGACCGCTCATCCTTCCGTCAGAAAAGAGGATAACTATTGAGGTTCCAGATAATTATGAGGGACAGGTATTTCTTCTTGTTGATGGCCAAGAGTCATTCTCTCTTGAGCCCGGGGATGAAGTCCGCGTCACCCGTTCGCCACAAGTAGTTACCTTTGTGCAGTCAAAACGGAAGTCATATTTCGAGATCTTACGAACCAAGTTAAGATGGGGCGTAAGAAATGTTGAATAA